The window AACAAGATGAGTAGCAATCAAGTAAACCGTCCAAACATGAAACTCGAAGTTGTGGTATTCACCGTTTCTGACGTGGATCGCACGAAGGCATTCTACGAGAATCTTGGCTGGCGACTCGACATCGACATCGCGGCGGGCGGCTACCGCAACGTGCATGTGACACCGCCCAACTCGGATGCCTCAATCATCTTCGGCAAGGGAGTCACTCCAAACAATTCTGGCTCGGCACAAAATCTGGTTCTCGCAGTGGATGACCTCGACGCCGCCCGTAAAGACTTGAGCGATCGCGGTGTCGATGTGAGCGAGATTTTCCACTACGCTGGCGGACCCTTCAACAACGCTGTGGAGAACCCGCGCGTCAGCGGACGCGATCCAGAAGGTCGTTCCTACTTCTCCTTTGCCTCCTTCGAGGACCCAGACGGGAACCTCTGGTTGCTCCAGGAAATCACAACACGGCTTCCTGGTCGTTTATGGGACTCCCCACAAGCAGACGTTGCCACCCTGGCAAACCTTCTCCACGAGACGGCAGAGCGCCATGATTACTACGAGAAGACTCACGGCGAGCATAACTGGTGGGACTGGTATGCGCCCTATCTAAGTGCGCGTCAGAATGGCAGCAGTCCAGAAGAGGCAGCCGTCACCGCTGATCGTTACATGGAGGACATTTTACCTGTTCTTTCCAAATGATGCGGTCGGACTGGTAGCTATTAGAGCGAGTTTTGGACGACCTTTTCCTTGCTGCATTAAGCGATGGGGTGAGCAACGGAACTTAAAGCCAGAACTCGCCCCATTATCACAGCTAAGTCATGTGGACAGGCAATTCATAACCTCAGTTAAATCCAATTAGAGATCAATGTTTAAAGAAATCAACCATCAACGCCGCCGCTTTTTGGGCATTGCGGCTATGACCATTGCGACTACACAGCTCGGTCGATTCAGTCCTGCGATCGCCCAATCGAGCCCAACAAAACCAAAGGAGACCCCCACAACTCAACCCGGAACCTCGCAGTCTACCGACACAACCGCAATTCGCCCCTTCCGTATCAACATGTCGGAAGCAGCACTCGTCAACCTTCGTCGCCGCATCACAGCGACGCAATGGCCCGAAAAGGAGACTGTCACTGACCTGTCGCAGGGCCTACCGCTCGCGACAATGCAAAAACTCGCGCGCCATTGGGCGACAGATTACAACTGGCGCAAAGTCGAGGCAAAGTTAAACACATTGCCACACTTCATCACCGAGATTGATGGACTAGACATTCATTTCATTCATGCTCGTTCGAGACACGAAAACGCGTTGCCGCTCATCGTCACGCACGGATGGCCCGGATCAATCATCGAGCAGCTCAAGATTATCGATCCACTGATCAATCCCACAGCCTATGGAGGAAGTGCATCAGACGCTTTCCATGTGGTGGTTCCGTCGATGCCTGGCTACGGCTTCTCTGGCAAACCGACCACTACTGGTTGGGGCGTCGAGCGCATGGCAAGTGCCTGGGACGTGTTGATGAAACGGCTGGGATACACCCGCTACGTCGCTCAGGGTGGCGACTGGGGCGCGTTTGTCGTCGATCAGATGGGTTTGCAGGCACCTACAGGATTGCTTGCCATCCACACCAACATGCCTGCTACTGTTCCAGCTGATGTTGACAAAGCGCTCCTAGCGGGCAGCCCAGCGCCATTGGGTCTCTCGGCTGACGAACAGCGTGCCTATGAGCAGCTAGTCAGAACGTTCAAGCAAGTCGACTACGCCAAATTGATGGCGTCGCGTCCGCAAACCTTGTACGGAATTGCAGATTCACCTGTTGGACTGGCCGCTTGGCTTCTTGATC of the Trichocoleus sp. FACHB-46 genome contains:
- a CDS encoding VOC family protein is translated as MSSNQVNRPNMKLEVVVFTVSDVDRTKAFYENLGWRLDIDIAAGGYRNVHVTPPNSDASIIFGKGVTPNNSGSAQNLVLAVDDLDAARKDLSDRGVDVSEIFHYAGGPFNNAVENPRVSGRDPEGRSYFSFASFEDPDGNLWLLQEITTRLPGRLWDSPQADVATLANLLHETAERHDYYEKTHGEHNWWDWYAPYLSARQNGSSPEEAAVTADRYMEDILPVLSK
- a CDS encoding epoxide hydrolase family protein gives rise to the protein MFKEINHQRRRFLGIAAMTIATTQLGRFSPAIAQSSPTKPKETPTTQPGTSQSTDTTAIRPFRINMSEAALVNLRRRITATQWPEKETVTDLSQGLPLATMQKLARHWATDYNWRKVEAKLNTLPHFITEIDGLDIHFIHARSRHENALPLIVTHGWPGSIIEQLKIIDPLINPTAYGGSASDAFHVVVPSMPGYGFSGKPTTTGWGVERMASAWDVLMKRLGYTRYVAQGGDWGAFVVDQMGLQAPTGLLAIHTNMPATVPADVDKALLAGSPAPLGLSADEQRAYEQLVRTFKQVDYAKLMASRPQTLYGIADSPVGLAAWLLDHNDAGGQPAAAVVEALNRTTSATGELTRDEILDNITLYWLTNTGVSASRLYWEYKGGFFNTKGVSIPVAVSVFPGEQYEAPRSWTERAYPNLIYYNQLDKGGHFAAWEQPMIFVQEIRAGFRSLR